A segment of the Deltaproteobacteria bacterium genome:
GCGTCCACCGGCAAAGCAGCGCTGCCGCTCTTGGCGGCTGTCGTCGAAGGTGTAGTGGTGCTCGACGTTGGCCAACTCGAGCGGTTCCTTGCCGCTGCCGAGCGGGTAGAAGACGCCGCCGCCGAAGTGCCAGCGCCGGGCCAGCCCGGCCTGATCGTCCCAAATCTCGCGGATATGGAAGCTCGCGCCCCAGTCGGCGAACTGCATCAGGACGAAGTTGAACAGCTGGCCGGCGTAGATCATGGGCACTTGCACGCCGGCTTCGACGAAGTCGGCGCCGGCGACGCGGATGCCCCAAGAACGATCGCGCTCGCAGACCCACGAAGTCTGGTCGAGCTCGAACCGCTGGCCCTCGGCCTTGATCCAGCCGCGTGGGCGGCCGCTTTGCACCATGCGCTTGATGTCTTCCTTCAAGCGGCCGCGCTCGATCTGGGTTTGCGCCGGCTCTTCGTAAAGCGGGCTGACGGCTTCGGCGACCACGTCGAAGCTGAGGCCGTATTCGTTCTCGTCCAAACAGAACCGCACCTGGCGCAGCGGCTCGATGATCTCGTAGCGGAACGGGCCGACCTTGAAGACGTCGATCTCCGGCCGCAGCTCGCGCGAGGCCCGTACCAGGTATTGGGTATGGTTGCCGATGGTGAAGCAAGTGAACGCGTCCATGAGGTTGCGGTTGGGGTAGTAGCCGAAGCCCGCCGCCAGATGGGCCGCGCCTTCGAGGTGGTGCGCCAGAATCCAGGCGCGCTCGGTCCACTCGCGGGCGCTGGTGCCGGGGCGGTCGAAGGTGGAGACCGCCTGATGGCAGAACTGCTCGTCGTAGCGTGTGATCATGCCTGGCCCTCCGCGAACGGCGGCGCGAGCAGTAACACGGCATGAGACACCTGTCTACTCCGGAGTCTCGACACGGGTTGCGATCGCCGCAAAAACGTGCCAGGTTCCGGCGCGCATGCGCAAACACGCCTTGCACGGCGAGACCGTCACGGTGGTCCGGCGCTTCAGCCGCGCCCAGTCGGAGAAGCGCGCCGCCGCCCGGCGGGCGGCGGCGGAGTTGGCCGCCGAGGGCGGCTATCCGCTGGTGACAATGGCGGCGGTGGCCGGCCGCATCGGCATCACGCGCGCCACCATCTACCGCTACTTCTCTTCCAAGGATCACTTGCTCAGAGAGGTCATGGAGGAATGGGCGGCCGAGGTCAACGAAGACCTGCGCCGCCGGCCGCCGCGGGCGGCGGCGCTGAGCGAGCGGGTCGGCGCGGCCTTCGAGCGCATCGTCAACGCCGCGGTGCGCAACCGCGGCTTGACCTCGGCGCTGCTGCTGGCGGCGACCTCGCCCGACTCCGGCGGGGCGTTGCCGGCCTGGTCGTCGCCCGTGGGCGATTATCTCGAGACCGTCATCGGCGAAAAGAAGCTGCCGCGCATGCAAGAGATCACCGACGTGTTGAGCTACGTGCTGTTCGCGGCGCTGATCGGCGCCGTTCTGCGCGGCCAGGATCCCGCGGAGGCCACGGCGGTGCTGCGCACCGCCGTCCGCCTGCTGTTGCCGCGCCGTTGAGGACTGATCTGCGCCGCGGGCGAGCGCGAGAAATCCGTGCGCTTTTGTGGCAGAGTGGGGCCATGAGCACAACGTCCACCGTTCAATCTCCCGCGCCGCCTACTCCCAGCCTCGAGGTGGAGCGCATCCGCGCCGATTTCCCGATTCTCGGCCGGCAGGTCCACGGCAAACCGCTAGTGTATTTCGACAATGCCGCCACGGTGCAAAAGCCGCGCGCGGTCATCGAGGCGATGGTGCGCTTCTACACCGAGGACTGCGCCAACATCCACCGCGGCGCCCATGCCCTCAGCGAGCGGGCGAGCGCGGCCTACGAGAGCGCCCGCGCCACCGTGCGCCGGTTCGTGAACGCACATGAGGAGCGCGAGATCGTCTTCGTTTGCGGCACCACGGAAGCGCTCAACCTGGTCGCGCACAGTTTCGCTCGCCCCCGGTTGCAGCCGGGTGACGAGGTCATCGTCTCGGTGATGGAGCATCACTCCAACCTCGTCCCCTGGCAGATCGCCTGCGCCGAACGCGGCGCCACGCTGCGGGTCGTTCCCATCGACGACGGCGGTGAACTACTGCTCAGTGAGTACGCCCGG
Coding sequences within it:
- a CDS encoding TetR/AcrR family transcriptional regulator, translated to MRKHALHGETVTVVRRFSRAQSEKRAAARRAAAELAAEGGYPLVTMAAVAGRIGITRATIYRYFSSKDHLLREVMEEWAAEVNEDLRRRPPRAAALSERVGAAFERIVNAAVRNRGLTSALLLAATSPDSGGALPAWSSPVGDYLETVIGEKKLPRMQEITDVLSYVLFAALIGAVLRGQDPAEATAVLRTAVRLLLPRR